Within the Saccharopolyspora gloriosae genome, the region TCGCCGACCACCACCCGGTGGTGCTGGCGCTGGAGACCAAGCCGCGCGAGGTCTTCGAGCAGCTCGACCGCCAGGGCAGGCAGGTCGCGCTCGCCGTCGACGCCGAAGGCAGGCTCGCCGGGATCCTCACCCAGCGCGGTTCGCTGCGTGCGGAGATCTACGCGCCCGCCCTGGACGATGCGGGCAAACTGCGAGTCGCCGCGGCGGTCGGCGTGAACGGGGACGTGCCCGGCAAGGCGGCCGCGCTGCTCGCCGCAGGCGTGGACACGCTCGTCGTGGACACCGCGCACGGCCACCAGGAAAAGATGATCAACGCGCTCCGCTCGGTGCGGGCGCTGGACCCGACGGTTCCGGTGGTCGCGGGCAACGTGGTCACCGCCGAGGGCGTGCGCGACCTCGCCGAAGCCGGCGCCGACGTGATCAAGGTCGGAGTCGGTCCGGGCGCCATGTGCACCACCCGGATGATGACCGGCGTGGGCCGCCCGCAGTTCTCCGCCGTCGCCGAATGTTCCGCCGCGGCCCGGGAACTCGGCAAGCACGTGTGGGCCGACGGCGGCGTGCGGCACCCGCGGGACGTGGCGCTGGCGCTGGCCGCCGGAGCCTCCTCGGTGATGGTGGGCTCGTGGTTCGCGGGCACCCACGAATCACCGGGCGACCTGCTGCGCGACGAGCACGGTAGGGCCTACAAGGAGTCCTTCGGCATGGCCTCCAAGCGCGCCGTCGGTGCCCGGACCCGCACCGACAGCGCCTTCGACCAGGCGCGCAAGGCGCTGTACGAGGAAGGCATCTCCAGTTCCCGGATGAAGGTCGA harbors:
- a CDS encoding GuaB1 family IMP dehydrogenase-related protein produces the protein MQFLNGQQPTTDLTYDDVFLAPRRSGVESRFDVDLSTSDGSGTTLPVVVANMTAVAGRRMAETMARRGGLVVLPQDVAPGAVGEIVSWVKERHPVWDTPLVLRPDDAVADVLNLLPKRSHGAVVVVDDDRRPVGVVDEAACAGVDRFARIGEVADHHPVVLALETKPREVFEQLDRQGRQVALAVDAEGRLAGILTQRGSLRAEIYAPALDDAGKLRVAAAVGVNGDVPGKAAALLAAGVDTLVVDTAHGHQEKMINALRSVRALDPTVPVVAGNVVTAEGVRDLAEAGADVIKVGVGPGAMCTTRMMTGVGRPQFSAVAECSAAARELGKHVWADGGVRHPRDVALALAAGASSVMVGSWFAGTHESPGDLLRDEHGRAYKESFGMASKRAVGARTRTDSAFDQARKALYEEGISSSRMKVDPKRPGVEDLLDEISSGLRSSCTYAGARTLAEFHERALVGIQSAAGFAEGRPLPTGW